The following proteins come from a genomic window of Macadamia integrifolia cultivar HAES 741 chromosome 14, SCU_Mint_v3, whole genome shotgun sequence:
- the LOC122061385 gene encoding caffeic acid 3-O-methyltransferase-like isoform X1 — MEQQKKLQEDEDACVYAMQLASSSVLPMVLRSVVELGILEIITKAGPLGTEISPSDIASQLPTQNPDAAVMVDRALRLLASYSVVTCSLKTHEDGRIERVYGQAPICKLFLPNEETGSLEKLMLMHQDKVLMHGWFHMKEAILEGGIPFHNEYGMSAFEYQGVDPRFNVLFNEAMEGQTIITMNNLLQVYKGFEGLNSVVDVGGGFVVALKMITSKYPSIKGINFDLPYVVAKAPSHPGVEHVEGNMFESVPKGDAIFMKNCYEALPEGGNVIIVDALLSEAAETNHVAQAGYQIGNLMMMINPGGKERTEKDFEALAKGAGFRSYQVICPIINLCAIKYVK, encoded by the exons ATGGAACAGCAGAAGAAACTCCAAGAGGATGAAGATGCTTGTGTGTATGCAATGCAATTGGCAAGCTCTTCAGTCCTTCCCATGGTGTTGAGATCGGTTGTGGAGCTTGGAATTCTGGAGATCATCACTAAAGCTGGTCCATTAGGAACAGAAATCTCACCTTCTGATATAGCTTCTCAGCTTCCTACACAAAACCCAGATGCAGCAGTAATGGTTGATCGTGCCCTTCGGCTCCTAGCCAGTTATTCAGTTGTGACTTGTTCACTGAAGACACACGAGGATGGGCGGATTGAGAGGGTCTATGGCCAGGCCCCGATCTGCAAGCTTTTCCTTCCAAATGAAGAGACGGGATCCTTGGAAAAGTTAATGCTTATGCATCAAGACAAGGTCCTCATGCATGGCTG GTTCCATATGAAAGAAGCCATTCTAGAAGGTGGAATCCCATTTCACAATGAATATGGAATGTCAGCATTTGAATATCAAGGTGTGGATCCTAGGTTCAACGTGCTTTTCAATGAGGCAATGGAAGGTCAAACTATCATTACTATGAACAATCTTCTTCAGGTATACAAAGGGTTTGAGGGACTAAACTCAGTGGTCGATGTTGGTGGTGGATTTGTTGTTGCCCTTAAAATGATCACTTCCAAGTATCCATCAATCAAGggtattaattttgatttgccTTACGTTGTTGCAAAAGCACCATCCCATccag GTGTGGAGCATGTTGAAGGTAACATGTTCGAAAGTGTTCCAAAAGGGGATGCCATTTTTATGAAG AACTGCTATGAAGCATTACCAGAAGGTGGGAATGTGATCATCGTTGATGCGCTTCTTTCAGAAGCTGCGGAAACTAACCATGTAGCTCAAGCTGGATATCAAATTGGCAATTTAATGATGATGATAAATCCtggaggaaaagaaagaactGAGAAAGATTTTGAAGCTCTAGCCAAGGGTGCTGGGTTTCGTAGTTATCAAGTGATTTGCCCTATAATTAACCTTTGTGCTATCAAATATGTAAAGTAA
- the LOC122061385 gene encoding caffeic acid 3-O-methyltransferase-like isoform X3: protein MEQQKKLQEDEDACVYAMQLASSSVLPMVLRSVVELGILEIITKAGPLGTEISPSDIASQLPTQNPDAAVMVDRALRLLASYSVVTCSLKTHEDGRIERVYGQAPICKLFLPNEETGSLEKLMLMHQDKVLMHGWFHMKEAILEGGIPFHNEYGMSAFEYQGVDPRFNVLFNEAMEGQTIITMNNLLQVYKGFEGLNSVVDVGGGFVVALKMITSKYPSIKGINFDLPYVVAKAPSHPGVEHVEGNMFESVPKGDAIFMKKVGM from the exons ATGGAACAGCAGAAGAAACTCCAAGAGGATGAAGATGCTTGTGTGTATGCAATGCAATTGGCAAGCTCTTCAGTCCTTCCCATGGTGTTGAGATCGGTTGTGGAGCTTGGAATTCTGGAGATCATCACTAAAGCTGGTCCATTAGGAACAGAAATCTCACCTTCTGATATAGCTTCTCAGCTTCCTACACAAAACCCAGATGCAGCAGTAATGGTTGATCGTGCCCTTCGGCTCCTAGCCAGTTATTCAGTTGTGACTTGTTCACTGAAGACACACGAGGATGGGCGGATTGAGAGGGTCTATGGCCAGGCCCCGATCTGCAAGCTTTTCCTTCCAAATGAAGAGACGGGATCCTTGGAAAAGTTAATGCTTATGCATCAAGACAAGGTCCTCATGCATGGCTG GTTCCATATGAAAGAAGCCATTCTAGAAGGTGGAATCCCATTTCACAATGAATATGGAATGTCAGCATTTGAATATCAAGGTGTGGATCCTAGGTTCAACGTGCTTTTCAATGAGGCAATGGAAGGTCAAACTATCATTACTATGAACAATCTTCTTCAGGTATACAAAGGGTTTGAGGGACTAAACTCAGTGGTCGATGTTGGTGGTGGATTTGTTGTTGCCCTTAAAATGATCACTTCCAAGTATCCATCAATCAAGggtattaattttgatttgccTTACGTTGTTGCAAAAGCACCATCCCATccag GTGTGGAGCATGTTGAAGGTAACATGTTCGAAAGTGTTCCAAAAGGGGATGCCATTTTTATGAAG AAGGTGGGAATGTGA
- the LOC122061385 gene encoding caffeic acid 3-O-methyltransferase-like isoform X2 produces MEQQKKLQEDEDACVYAMQLASSSVLPMVLRSVVELGILEIITKAGPLGTEISPSDIASQLPTQNPDAAVMVDRALRLLASYSVVTCSLKTHEDGRIERVYGQAPICKLFLPNEETGSLEKLMLMHQDKVLMHGWFHMKEAILEGGIPFHNEYGMSAFEYQGVDPRFNVLFNEAMEGQTIITMNNLLQVYKGFEGLNSVVDVGGGFVVALKMITSKYPSIKGINFDLPYVVAKAPSHPGVEHVEGNMFESVPKGDAIFMKHYQKVGM; encoded by the exons ATGGAACAGCAGAAGAAACTCCAAGAGGATGAAGATGCTTGTGTGTATGCAATGCAATTGGCAAGCTCTTCAGTCCTTCCCATGGTGTTGAGATCGGTTGTGGAGCTTGGAATTCTGGAGATCATCACTAAAGCTGGTCCATTAGGAACAGAAATCTCACCTTCTGATATAGCTTCTCAGCTTCCTACACAAAACCCAGATGCAGCAGTAATGGTTGATCGTGCCCTTCGGCTCCTAGCCAGTTATTCAGTTGTGACTTGTTCACTGAAGACACACGAGGATGGGCGGATTGAGAGGGTCTATGGCCAGGCCCCGATCTGCAAGCTTTTCCTTCCAAATGAAGAGACGGGATCCTTGGAAAAGTTAATGCTTATGCATCAAGACAAGGTCCTCATGCATGGCTG GTTCCATATGAAAGAAGCCATTCTAGAAGGTGGAATCCCATTTCACAATGAATATGGAATGTCAGCATTTGAATATCAAGGTGTGGATCCTAGGTTCAACGTGCTTTTCAATGAGGCAATGGAAGGTCAAACTATCATTACTATGAACAATCTTCTTCAGGTATACAAAGGGTTTGAGGGACTAAACTCAGTGGTCGATGTTGGTGGTGGATTTGTTGTTGCCCTTAAAATGATCACTTCCAAGTATCCATCAATCAAGggtattaattttgatttgccTTACGTTGTTGCAAAAGCACCATCCCATccag GTGTGGAGCATGTTGAAGGTAACATGTTCGAAAGTGTTCCAAAAGGGGATGCCATTTTTATGAAG CATTACCAGAAGGTGGGAATGTGA
- the LOC122061385 gene encoding caffeic acid 3-O-methyltransferase-like isoform X4, with protein MEQQKKLQEDEDACVYAMQLASSSVLPMVLRSVVELGILEIITKAGPLGTEISPSDIASQLPTQNPDAAVMVDRALRLLASYSVVTCSLKTHEDGRIERVYGQAPICKLFLPNEETGSLEKLMLMHQDKVLMHGWFHMKEAILEGGIPFHNEYGMSAFEYQGVDPRFNVLFNEAMEGQTIITMNNLLQVYKGFEGLNSVVDVGGGFVVALKMITSKYPSIKGINFDLPYVVAKAPSHPGVEHVEGNMFESVPKGDAIFMK; from the exons ATGGAACAGCAGAAGAAACTCCAAGAGGATGAAGATGCTTGTGTGTATGCAATGCAATTGGCAAGCTCTTCAGTCCTTCCCATGGTGTTGAGATCGGTTGTGGAGCTTGGAATTCTGGAGATCATCACTAAAGCTGGTCCATTAGGAACAGAAATCTCACCTTCTGATATAGCTTCTCAGCTTCCTACACAAAACCCAGATGCAGCAGTAATGGTTGATCGTGCCCTTCGGCTCCTAGCCAGTTATTCAGTTGTGACTTGTTCACTGAAGACACACGAGGATGGGCGGATTGAGAGGGTCTATGGCCAGGCCCCGATCTGCAAGCTTTTCCTTCCAAATGAAGAGACGGGATCCTTGGAAAAGTTAATGCTTATGCATCAAGACAAGGTCCTCATGCATGGCTG GTTCCATATGAAAGAAGCCATTCTAGAAGGTGGAATCCCATTTCACAATGAATATGGAATGTCAGCATTTGAATATCAAGGTGTGGATCCTAGGTTCAACGTGCTTTTCAATGAGGCAATGGAAGGTCAAACTATCATTACTATGAACAATCTTCTTCAGGTATACAAAGGGTTTGAGGGACTAAACTCAGTGGTCGATGTTGGTGGTGGATTTGTTGTTGCCCTTAAAATGATCACTTCCAAGTATCCATCAATCAAGggtattaattttgatttgccTTACGTTGTTGCAAAAGCACCATCCCATccag GTGTGGAGCATGTTGAAGGTAACATGTTCGAAAGTGTTCCAAAAGGGGATGCCATTTTTATGAAG TGA